AGGGAAGAGGTAGCATGGGGAAATCAGGATCTTCAGGTCACATGCTTGGTGTAAACTATGGGTTGGAAACTTCCCATGCTGCCATCATAGGGCAAGAACTCACTCGAGGAACAGGGGGAAAGCAGAGGGAAGCCACCCCAGCCCTGAGCAGTCTTGAGGATGAGGGGTGATGGGTGAATGATGTGCCTCTGGTGCTTAGGGGAACCCATCCCTACATCACCGCATCTGCTAGACACTTTCTTGTTCAATAACGGATCGGTTTAATATCATTAATATCGTGAATCCACTGCCCTTCTAAATGGTGCGGCTGTCACGGACTCATTTGGTTTGCTGTAAAGAAAAGGGACTTttgtcctcttctcttcccccttttcgTTGCTGTAATTCAGGCTCTCCTTAACCCAGCTACCCCCTTGCTCGCTGGAATACTTTACTACTCATCGTCAGGACTGAATGGGATCGGAGACTGCCTGGAAGGCTGCTTCCTGCCCTATTCTATCTCGGAAAAACAGGGCTAGAAAAGAAGAGCCCTCCACTTTTGTTCCTGGTGTTCTCCACACAACActcagtgaagaagaagaagaaaaaaaaacctttccaagACCCACTAAACCAGGATAGACTTGGACCTGAGGAATCCCGAGGACCTCGCAGTTTAGAATATCCTGGTTTCGTTGAAAGAAAACCCAGCAGCAAGTCTACTTGAATCTTTGCTCTTGAGGTGCCACATGGGCTGCAGCTTCTGAAAGTTTGGATTTGACGGAGTGACTGTTATTCTTATTTTCACTCACTGAACTCCTTCATCAGCCACAAACTCACTCAAGAACTCTTGGCCCACGGTTGATATTACCAGAAAATTGCAGAATTACCTGTCCGTGTTGGGCTGGCCTATCTCAGCCATAGGTGCCATCGAAGGAGTTATGGATTTTGAATCACGGGTCTCAGACTCCATACATTTTCTAGGGTGAGGTGGGTGGGACCCCGGTGGgaacccctcccctcctcctgtcgcccactttgggaaaaaaataaaaagccttgtACGTGTAACCTTTAGCGTTCTGACTTTCAATACTTTGAAATAGGTGAGGACACAGAGGGGGGAGGATGGGGCTATGCTGAAGAAATGCAAAGAATAGCGGGGGACAAATAGATAGCCGGTGTGGGCCACCCTAAAGCACACTACTTAGTATTTCTGAAACTGGAGATGTGGGGTCTGGACTCATCTCTGAACTAGTGGAGCTTGGGAGGCTGCTGCGACCTGCAGGAGGGGTAGGGCTCAAACTGGTCCACAGCTTTGGATCCTGGCCTGCGAGTGTGTCAGAACAGGGTTCCACATAGACTCTCTGCAGTGGCCGCCTTGGGTCTCGGAGGCAGCTCCTACTCTCCTCGGGGAGGCTGGCCGCATGGGCCAGAGGCAGGCCTCGGGGCCCATCCACCACAGGTCCAGGcccctctgtctccccaggaTCTTCAGCCAGGCCGCAGGCCTGAGACAGGTGCTGGGTGTAAACACCTTCGGAGAGTGACAGCGACTGCGTCTCGCTGTGCATGCGCAGCCAGCGGTGGTGGCGGCTGAAACCACCATAGTGCTGGTGCTTGCCTGGCTTCCGCTTGCCCAGGAAGCCCAGCGGCGGCCGTGTGCCTGGCACCATCTTGGCGTGGTTCTTGGGTGCCAAGCCCGTGAGGGTCAGGCTGTGGAGAAACTCGACACATGAGTGGTCGGTGTCAGGACCCTGCACTGGGCCCTGAGGGTCCTGGCCAGGTCCCATGGAGGCCTTCATGTCATGCACCTGTAGGACATCTGGGGCGCTGCCACTGAGGCCGCTGAGGGCCTGCTGAGCAATGTCATGTGATGACAGGTAAACCAGGTCCAGGTCTCGTGGGCTCAGGGCATCGCTGGAGTCATAGTCACTGTCTGTGGGGAGGAAGACTTCTGAGCAGCCTTCTTCATCCGAGCAGGGCTGTGACTCTGCAAAGCCAGGGACAGATGTTAGAAAGATGACTGTTAGTAACTGTCTTTTTCATAAGCTTAAGTAGGTTCAACCTTTGCTTGGAAAAGCACTCAACTTTGTTCTTTGGTCACATTTTGAAATTCTTAAGATCTGGACTAAGAGCAGCACATTTTCACGGAACACGGGACTCTACAGCTTATGTAGAAAGCTCTTGTCTTAGTTTAAAGGTCAAGGAAATCCTGGATAGGTCATGTCTGGACAGTagttgggggggggcattctctCGTTCCCCACACATTCATTCTATGGTTCTTTTCTGGTATCTGTCTTtagagaggatgaagaggaatCAAAGCTGGCTGTTATTCATGCTCTGTTCTAGTTTCAGAGACAAGTTTTACATTTGTCAAAAGAGCAGCAATttaaaagggggaaggaaggagacattGATGGCCG
This sequence is a window from Mus pahari chromosome 14, PAHARI_EIJ_v1.1, whole genome shotgun sequence. Protein-coding genes within it:
- the Ankfn1 gene encoding ankyrin repeat and fibronectin type-III domain-containing protein 1 isoform X3 — encoded protein: MRLSVPRHTAAVHFCSYREKFISLYCRLSAVVELDSLNTQQSLREAISDSEVAAAKQRHQQVLDFIQQIDEVWREMRWITDALQYARYRQPVAGLPITKLTDSPSEQTLKKISSTSSHIDCLPSTSPSPEMHRRKAVSESQPCSDEEGCSEVFLPTDSDYDSSDALSPRDLDLVYLSSHDIAQQALSGLSGSAPDVLQVHDMKASMGPGQDPQGPVQGPDTDHSCVEFLHSLTLTGLAPKNHAKMVPGTRPPLGFLGKRKPGKHQHYGGFSRHHRWLRMHSETQSLSLSEGVYTQHLSQACGLAEDPGETEGPGPVVDGPRGLPLAHAASLPEESRSCLRDPRRPLQRVYVEPCSDTLAGQDPKLWTSLSPTPPAGRSSLPSSTSSEMSPDPTSPVSEILSSVL